The Cicer arietinum cultivar CDC Frontier isolate Library 1 chromosome 1, Cicar.CDCFrontier_v2.0, whole genome shotgun sequence genome contains the following window.
gaaaaattgGATTTGAAATAGAGATTTTTGTTTATTCATAGATGTTAAATTTGTAGAAAAATTACTAtgataaaattcatttaaatggACATAGCAAACATAAATTATGTTGAGGAATCTTTTACAAATCTTACATGTGTGATATAATAACAAAGTTGTAGGCTACAAATTATAATCGatcacataaaatttatttatgattaaataaGGCCTCTGAATTAATCATCTTATGTTCTTCTTGAGTGAAGTCTCAGCATCACAAGCAATAGGAATGTAATTGAACCAAGAAGTGAAATCAAACATGAAGCAGCAAGTTGATCACAAAATTTGTCAAAGACATTACACACTTTGTTCCATCGCACATGTGAGTTTCCTAGCTTGGCAATGACACCAACACCAAGTGCAGCCCCATTGCTAGAGAAGAGCAAAGCCACCATTAATATGTCAAGCATACTCACCAATGTCACCAAATATTTGCTTTTATGTCCCATTGCAAGAGTAATAAGAAGAGATGAGGTTGCATATCCACATGCTATACCATTTGCTACCACAAAAAACCTAAATCATGAAATATTTTGTCACAGAAATGTTAGTTATTGTGTTATCATTAATATAATGACTAGCAAGCATGTTGAGTTATGCATATACAAGTGTGGTAAGTGTTTTGGATATTATGCCTacaaaaagttaatattattaatttatttttttatcttttattacgTCACTTATACTGATAAAAAGTTCAATATTTCTCacattttaatgaaatatttctcacatcttaatgaaattaagaaaaaggggcgaatatttttttttaattttatttttgcttaaGGTACTTTTGATAGAGATCTCGATAAAATTActataagtaaaaatataaattattttgaaacattCATACATCATTAAATACTTTAAGAGAGGGAAAAAAGACAGGGTAATGTACAAGATGCAATTTATTAGTGACGTGGtcagaaaagaaatatagtaaaaaataaaatgttaaaggAGAATTGAAAAATCTGAAGTGTCTAAATATCCTtgtaagtaaatataaaaaaaaaaaaaaatgtattctgctatattattttagaatagatagtatgtaaaaataaatactacATGTGTCATTTAAAAACGTacataaaaacatttaatatttcCTGTAATATTTGGAGGCGTGAGGTTGTTGGATTTGCTCCACATGACTCCATGAGTCACGCAATAAAtggtatatttataaaaaaatctcaatattttttttaatttttaatgacatattaattattttttattttatcatgaaATAATACTATTTATTACTCTCAAGTTAATATCTATCAttttatatctattataatagagaatacatcaattttttattagaataatttaataaaaaaaatatttattcttttttcgtttatattttcttttaatttatgtaaaataaacaaatgattTGAACACTCTTTATAAGATAAAAGGAGTATATAATGCTAAAACGATTTATGATTTAAAAGTATCAttaaaaagagtaaaataatttatacatacagtttatagaaaattcaaaacagtaaagtaattaaaaataatcttaaataGAATTTCTATCTTTCATTCTTTTATAAGAGACTAATAAGTTAACAAAAGTTTATGTatgtaatttaaatatgaatcaaatatatcaattattaatttacttatcttttataaaaagaattattatttatggaaCTACAGTATAATACTTCTCCGACCAtaataattatcatatatacaaaaaagattattctaaaataattataacctttaacttttaatacaactttaattttaattataattttttttataaaattattcctGTCTCTTTCGTGTATACCTTATTAATGATAATGGCAACATGTATGGTTGGGCTTCGTGGGAGATTGTTAGCCCTTCAACTCACCAAATGCCAAAATGTATGGTTGGGTTGAACTGACCGCTGACGCTGAATATAAATGCGTTCAAATTTAGGGGAACcctattcaaaatatttatagagtttGGTTTAGaacaatttcaatatattttttagatttaaatactatatttttcTGGTAAagtttaaataacaaaaaaaaaaagaaatcagGAGTTAATTTAGAGACCTAAAAATATTAGAGGCCTAGCCTAGAATTGTTGCTATATATGATCGATTTTCTATTTACTGCCTATCAATACTAGAGCCAATAAGGCTAATAGATACttaaataatgtatatatatatatatatttttttttaattaattgatagcactaatatatatattttttttaattaattggtattttttttgttttcaaattgatGCAGGGACAAAccttgattttgaaaaataaaataattttagtaattttttgtatttaatacactaaaaattaaataagataataaaGAGAAAGACTTGTGTTATAAATTGTGCCTCTCATGAGCtttgattttttcaaaaatatgtgTGAACTTTGATTTAGTAGTCtttaaatattctaaaattataaaaacaaatttaaatatttattagtcattttagtctttttttaatccttaaatatattttttattaatcactTCGATCtataaaattacttaaaaaagagatatttagagatgtatttataattttcataaatttaaaatatataaagattaaaataattatttacttttttttaatactatacAAATGACAacaattgaaacacttttttaaGGCAATACATAGTTTTGTACTATTaactattttgaatattttattaatcattaaaatatatgtcattaactactttttaaatatatatctcattaatcactaaaatatgACAATAATCACATTAGAGTACTTATTTAACCAGTAAATCACACTACTGTAAAATAGTTAATAACTTGtattttaatagttaataagatatattaaataaatggttaatgatttatattttagtagttAATGAAGTATTCAAAGTGGTTAATAGTATAAATTTGTATATGtgtaacaaaataataaataaatttaataaataaaaaattttgaaaaag
Protein-coding sequences here:
- the LOC101496132 gene encoding CASP-like protein 1E2, yielding MERHSTKNMSHEDKEIGEVKVAKSAREGNCDLLLRLCALVLTLVATVVIGVDKQTTIVPIKFAESLPPLEVPVTAKWNYMSAYVFFVVANGIACGYATSSLLITLAMGHKSKYLVTLVSMLDILMVALLFSSNGAALGVGVIAKLGNSHVRWNKVCNVFDKFCDQLAASCLISLLGSITFLLLVMLRLHSRRT